A genomic region of Anaerolineales bacterium contains the following coding sequences:
- a CDS encoding glycosyl transferase family 2 produces the protein MSSYLTHGLILGFIFFQAVVLVIVVSNLILLRGPRHYSQPPSFPLVSILVPARNEEATIAKCVQSLMGQDYPCFEVIVLDDQSNDATPIILTELAISFPSLKIITGSEPPHGFVGKNWACHQLALSAAGDLLLFTDADTVFLPTALRRIVAAQQGEQAALITGYPRQVVGSWGEKLLVPFFLWAVLCFIPLWLAYRLRLSALSSAVGQMMLFQRSAYQAIGGHAALGDQVVEDMALAKRIKQAGRRWRVMKLTDLVSCRMYQGSRQAFDGFSKNLFAIFDYRLGVFIFVYLWLGMLFLEPLLVLCAKAFSFAPAASYVELVVCIGLSLLIWEISYVELGFQPSLGLIYPLTMLANEVAAIRSLVFSFRGRLSWKGRKLVRPKWRWL, from the coding sequence ATGAGCAGCTACCTTACCCATGGCCTGATCCTGGGTTTCATCTTTTTTCAAGCTGTAGTCTTGGTGATCGTAGTCAGTAATCTCATTCTACTGCGCGGCCCCAGGCATTACTCTCAACCACCCAGCTTCCCGCTTGTTTCAATCCTTGTGCCAGCTCGTAACGAAGAAGCTACCATCGCAAAGTGTGTCCAATCCCTCATGGGGCAAGATTATCCCTGCTTTGAAGTGATCGTGCTTGACGATCAGTCCAATGATGCCACTCCGATCATCCTTACGGAGCTTGCCATTTCGTTCCCCAGCCTGAAGATAATCACTGGCAGCGAGCCTCCGCATGGTTTTGTGGGAAAGAATTGGGCCTGCCATCAGCTTGCCCTGAGCGCTGCCGGTGATTTGCTACTCTTCACCGATGCCGATACAGTTTTCCTACCCACTGCACTGCGTCGGATCGTCGCCGCGCAACAAGGTGAGCAGGCAGCCTTGATCACTGGCTACCCGCGCCAGGTGGTGGGTAGCTGGGGGGAGAAGCTGCTTGTCCCATTTTTCCTGTGGGCTGTGCTGTGTTTCATTCCCTTGTGGCTGGCATATCGCCTGCGTCTGTCCGCCCTTTCCAGTGCAGTTGGACAGATGATGCTCTTTCAACGCAGTGCTTATCAGGCAATTGGTGGTCATGCAGCTTTAGGAGATCAGGTCGTCGAGGACATGGCCCTGGCAAAACGTATCAAACAGGCCGGTCGACGCTGGCGGGTTATGAAACTTACCGATCTGGTGTCGTGCCGTATGTACCAGGGAAGCCGGCAGGCCTTCGATGGGTTTTCCAAGAATCTATTTGCGATATTTGACTATCGACTGGGCGTCTTCATTTTCGTCTATCTCTGGCTGGGAATGTTATTCCTGGAGCCATTACTGGTGCTGTGCGCAAAGGCATTCAGCTTCGCCCCGGCTGCCTCATACGTTGAGCTAGTGGTGTGTATCGGTTTATCCCTGTTAATTTGGGAGATCTCTTACGTCGAGTTGGGATTTCAACCCTCCCTTGGGCTGATTTACCCATTGACGATGCTTGCGAATGAAGTCGCCGCGATCCGCTCCCTGGTGTTCAGCTTCCGGGGAAGGCTGTCGTGGAAAGGACGCAAGCTTGTTCGTCCGAAATGGAGATGGTTATAA